In the genome of Muntiacus reevesi chromosome 5, mMunRee1.1, whole genome shotgun sequence, one region contains:
- the NENF gene encoding neudesin — protein MAGPAPGRRLVALALIVALAAGLPAAGAGQAPRPAERGPPVRLFTEEELARYGGEEEDQPIYMAVKGVVFDVTSGKEFYGRGAPYNALTGKDSTRGVAKMSLDPADLTYDTTGLTAEELESLDDVFTRVYKAKYPIVGYTARRILNEDGSPNLDFKPEDQPHFDIKDEF, from the exons ATGGCGGGCCCCGCGCCGGGGCGGCGGCTGGTCGCGCTGGCCCTGATCGTGGCGCTGGCTGCGGGGCTCCCCGCAGCCGGGGCCGGGCAGGCGCCGCGTCCCGCCGAACGGGGTCCCCCGGTGCGGCTCTTCACGGAGGAGGAGCTGGCCCGCTACGGCGGGGAGGAG GAAGATCAGCCCATCTACATGGCAGTCAAGGGGGTGGTGTTCGATGTCACTTCTGGAAAGG AGTTTTATGGACGAGGAGCCCCCTACAACGCCTTGACCGGGAAGGACTCCACCAGAGGGGTGGCCAAGATGTCCCTGGACCCTGCAGACCTCACCTATGACACC ACGGGCCTCACGGCCGAGGAGCTGGAATCCCTGGATGACGTCTTCACCAGAGTGTACAAAGCCAAGTACCCGATTGTCGGCTACACGGCCCGAAGAATCCTCAATGAGGATGGAAGCCCCAACCTGGACTTCAAGCCTGAAGACCAGCCCCACTTTGACATAAAGGACGAGTTCTGA